ATGAAGATCACACTGATTAGCATCGGCAGTAAAATGCCTGCTTGGGTCCAAGCAGGTTTTGAAGAATACCAAAAGCGTTTACAGTCTGACTGGCCTTTAACCCTTATTGAAATCCCCCTCGCTAAACGCCAAAAAAACAGTGAAAACCTTGCCCTCATCAAAAAAGAAGGTGAGAAGATGCTTGCAGCCATTCCTAAAAATAGCTTTGTGATCACACTGGAAATTGGCGGAAAACGTTTAAGCACCGAGGCCCTAGCAAAGACCATTACCGATTCGCAAAGTGCACACTTATGTTTTTTGATTGGTGGGCCAGAAGGTTTGGCCCACGATGTGCTCAAACGCTCTGACGCGAAAATTTCGCTCTCAGATCTCACACTGCCCCACCCCCTGGTGCGTATCGTGCTGGCCGAGCAGCTTTATCGCGCCCTTACCATCACGCAAGGTCACCCCTACCATAAATAATTCATCACGCAGGCTCGCTACCCCAACACAGACTTCACTGCTACAATACTCGCACTGATGTAGCTAAAACCCGGGTTATCAATGCTTCGCATTTCAACCCAGGCTACGTAAGATAGTGGCTACTTCATGCGAATCAACA
The Gammaproteobacteria bacterium CG11_big_fil_rev_8_21_14_0_20_46_22 DNA segment above includes these coding regions:
- a CDS encoding 23S rRNA (pseudouridine(1915)-N(3))-methyltransferase RlmH, whose translation is MKITLISIGSKMPAWVQAGFEEYQKRLQSDWPLTLIEIPLAKRQKNSENLALIKKEGEKMLAAIPKNSFVITLEIGGKRLSTEALAKTITDSQSAHLCFLIGGPEGLAHDVLKRSDAKISLSDLTLPHPLVRIVLAEQLYRALTITQGHPYHK